In Candidatus Desulforudis audaxviator MP104C, a genomic segment contains:
- the mntA gene encoding type VII toxin-antitoxin system MntA family adenylyltransferase antitoxin — MTKVVRLSRNLRMINIESRLPALKEYFAGNPDIIAAYLYGSYDTSAQTVLSDVDLGILLREGIKDRFDLYLAIQSAVIEVTREEDVNVLILNDAPVIIQYEVIATGRLLYERSADTHLDFIERVLKRYPDFALDFRAFCAEYDQSLREAYLRGQQE; from the coding sequence GTGACGAAAGTGGTACGCTTGTCCCGGAACCTGCGGATGATCAACATCGAGTCCCGCCTGCCGGCTTTAAAGGAATATTTCGCCGGTAATCCGGACATCATCGCCGCCTACCTGTACGGGTCCTACGATACCAGCGCACAGACCGTACTGAGCGACGTCGATCTGGGGATTCTTTTACGGGAAGGGATCAAGGATCGTTTCGACCTTTATCTCGCCATCCAGTCCGCCGTAATTGAGGTTACCCGGGAGGAAGACGTCAACGTGCTGATCCTGAACGATGCCCCAGTAATCATCCAGTACGAGGTGATCGCCACCGGCCGCCTGCTCTACGAACGATCCGCGGACACCCACCTCGATTTCATCGAACGCGTCCTCAAGCGCTACCCCGATTTCGCCCTGGACTTCCGCGCTTTCTGCGCCGAATACGACCAATCCCTGCGGGAGGCCTATTTACGTGGTCAGCAAGAATAA
- a CDS encoding DUF5615 family PIN-like protein produces MFKLAVAQTLRDEGYNVMRASEVGQDRADDQDVLQKAIAEDRVLITLDEHFGDWVILPLNEHPGVIRLRVHPTTSENVLEVLLPFLRSHSLEHFRDHLVILSSKSRRVKWIHTAAR; encoded by the coding sequence ATGTTTAAATTGGCTGTGGCGCAAACTTTGCGCGATGAAGGTTATAATGTTATGCGCGCTTCTGAAGTTGGTCAGGATAGAGCAGACGATCAGGATGTATTGCAAAAAGCCATCGCTGAAGATAGAGTTTTGATCACTCTTGACGAGCATTTTGGTGATTGGGTTATTCTGCCTCTGAATGAACATCCGGGAGTGATTCGGTTAAGGGTTCATCCTACGACATCCGAAAATGTTTTAGAAGTTCTTTTGCCATTCCTACGTTCTCATTCTTTGGAACATTTCAGAGATCATCTGGTGATTCTTTCATCAAAATCAAGACGCGTGAAGTGGATTCATACGGCGGCAAGGTGA
- a CDS encoding DUF2281 domain-containing protein: MRARQAGQEGCGIFHISYLAEEGAFAKRPHLYPVERGGRGVGRGQGGADGGQVQVPARTGGLVVSGALPPELQREAEDFIRFLLEKRAKKTGKRLRQDWAGALKDFREQYTSLELQKKALEWRGD; this comes from the coding sequence ATGCGGGCACGACAGGCGGGTCAAGAGGGGTGCGGGATTTTTCACATCTCCTATTTGGCCGAAGAGGGCGCGTTCGCGAAACGCCCCCACCTGTACCCGGTAGAGCGGGGCGGGCGGGGTGTTGGCCGGGGCCAGGGCGGCGCGGACGGCGGCCAGGTCCAGGTGCCGGCCCGGACAGGCGGGCTGGTGGTCAGCGGAGCGCTCCCTCCCGAGCTTCAAAGGGAGGCCGAAGACTTTATCCGTTTTCTGTTAGAAAAACGGGCCAAGAAAACCGGGAAAAGGTTGCGCCAAGATTGGGCTGGCGCCCTCAAGGACTTTCGTGAACAGTATACCTCATTGGAACTGCAAAAAAAGGCCCTGGAGTGGCGGGGGGACTGA
- the hepT gene encoding type VII toxin-antitoxin system HepT family RNase toxin, translating to MVSKNKLRQKITFIEENLRHLRRLARLPEAEFVESAIYCSAAIRMLQVAIEAMIDAASHIAAKERLGFPKSYADTFKLLANEQIISRDFLETAQRMVRFRNRAVHLYEEISPQEVYRILQHNLPDFELFIRFIVHRYFQEPAH from the coding sequence GTGGTCAGCAAGAATAAACTTCGCCAAAAAATCACGTTCATCGAAGAAAACCTGCGTCATCTACGCCGGTTGGCCCGCCTCCCCGAGGCGGAGTTCGTGGAAAGCGCTATTTATTGCAGCGCCGCGATACGCATGTTACAGGTAGCCATCGAGGCCATGATTGACGCCGCCAGCCATATCGCTGCCAAGGAACGCCTGGGTTTTCCGAAATCGTATGCCGATACCTTCAAACTACTGGCCAACGAACAAATCATCTCCCGGGATTTCCTGGAAACAGCCCAACGCATGGTCCGTTTTCGCAACCGCGCGGTGCATCTCTACGAAGAAATCAGTCCGCAGGAGGTCTACCGCATTCTACAGCACAACCTTCCGGATTTCGAACTGTTCATCCGCTTCATCGTGCACAGGTACTTCCAAGAACCGGCGCACTAG
- a CDS encoding DUF433 domain-containing protein has translation MVLMDRIELNPRVCNGRPVIKGTRIPVSVILEQIAAGESWDDVLAGYPELKKEDIQAALLYAKASLDHSEVRTIHA, from the coding sequence ATGGTGCTTATGGATCGTATTGAGCTTAATCCGAGGGTGTGCAATGGGCGACCGGTGATTAAGGGGACCCGGATTCCGGTTTCGGTGATCTTGGAACAGATAGCGGCGGGAGAGTCCTGGGATGATGTGTTGGCGGGCTATCCGGAATTGAAGAAAGAAGATATCCAGGCCGCATTGCTTTATGCCAAGGCCTCACTTGACCACTCAGAGGTTCGTACCATTCATGCCTGA
- a CDS encoding lipid II flippase MurJ, with protein MLSLVLLNSLQHAGLAAATSLMALVNLFVLSWLLPRRLPGLFDRSFFTFGGGVLMAAAVLGGVVLVLDGFLAAHLAGGGERPGWASAPVLGSTCAR; from the coding sequence TTGCTTAGCTTGGTGTTGCTCAATTCGCTGCAGCACGCCGGGCTGGCGGCGGCCACCTCGCTGATGGCGCTGGTGAATTTGTTTGTTCTGTCGTGGCTTTTGCCGCGGCGGCTGCCGGGGCTGTTTGACCGGTCTTTCTTCACTTTCGGCGGGGGTGTGCTGATGGCGGCGGCGGTACTGGGCGGGGTGGTTTTGGTGCTGGACGGGTTCCTGGCGGCGCATCTGGCGGGTGGAGGGGAGCGGCCGGGGTGGGCTAGTGCGCCGGTTCTTGGAAGTACCTGTGCACGATGA